In a genomic window of Helianthus annuus cultivar XRQ/B chromosome 10, HanXRQr2.0-SUNRISE, whole genome shotgun sequence:
- the LOC110880782 gene encoding proton pump-interactor 1-like, which yields MSEWNSNKAFREVFSMLLKDLRSYVKKVGKCSITLNEEKQIIREIKQLQGTRDKVIANAAMRAEVQKFVGEKDAIQDQVKSIGVDLDGVRKDHQAIKAKLKTLETEKEAINNVIASLEEELCVVIEKKDKAYHKISELRNKREEEVC from the exons ATGTCGGAGTGGAATAGTAATAAAGCGTTCAGGGAAGTTTTTAGCAT GTTGCTGAAAGATTTGAGAAGCTACGTAAAGAAGGTTGGTAAATGCAGTATTACTCTAAACGAGGAGAAACAAATCATCAGAGAAATAAAACAACTTCAAGGGACGAGGGATAAGGTTATTGCAAACGCTGCTATGAGGGCTGAAGTTCAAAAATTTGTTGGTGAAAAAGATGCCATTCAAGACCAGGTCAAA TCTATTGGCGTTGATCTTGACGGGGTCCGCAAGGATCATCAAGCTATCAAGGCCAAACTTAAGACACTCGAGACTGAAAAGGAGGCCATAAACAATGTGATTGCTTCTTTAGAGGAGGAATTGTGTGTAGTGATCGAGAAAAAGGATAAGGCCTATCACAAAATTAGTGAGCTGAGGAATAAACGTGAAGAAGAGGTATGTTAG